One genomic region from Lathamus discolor isolate bLatDis1 chromosome 9, bLatDis1.hap1, whole genome shotgun sequence encodes:
- the LOC136019451 gene encoding protein FAM162B-like produces MLRVLGRVLGRSRGLWRGARPGLHPTRASGGRAKGAEDAALQTAEPGYKTFQHDRKPTNFDKKVLVWAGRFKREEDIPKHISSELLEAARSNVRIKVCYIMIALTVLGCLAMVVTGKEAAKKDQTLVRLNIEKKAKWRAEVEKEQEAAVGKAQ; encoded by the exons ATGCTGCGGGTGCTGGGGCGGGTGCTGGGGCGCAGCCGCGGGCTGTGGCGGGGGGCTCGGCCCGGCCTGCACCCCACCAGAGCCAGCGGCGGCAGAGCCAAGGGCGCTGAGGACGCGGCCCTGCAGACGGCTGAGCCAG GTTACAAGACTTTCCAACACGACAGAAAGCCTACGAACTTTGATAAAAAGGTGTTAGTGTGGGCAGGGCGCTTTAAAAGGGAGGAGGACATCCCCAAGCACATATC GTCTGAGCTCCTCGAAGCAGCAAGGAGCAACGTCAGGATAAAGGTCTGCTACATCATGATTGCACTGACCGTGCTGGGCTGTTTGGCCATGGTCGTCACAGGCAAAGAA GCTGCTAAAAAGGATCAAACTCTGGTGCGGCTGAACATagaaaagaaagccaaatgGAGAGCTGAGGTGGAgaaagagcaggaggcagctgtTGGAAAGGCACAGTGA